From the genome of Chlorocebus sabaeus isolate Y175 chromosome 2, mChlSab1.0.hap1, whole genome shotgun sequence, one region includes:
- the PROCR gene encoding endothelial protein C receptor, whose protein sequence is MLTTLLPILLLSDWAFCSQNASDGLQSLHMLQISYFRDPYHVWYQGNASLGGHLTHVLEGPGTNATILQLQPLQEPESWARMQSGLQAYLLEFHGLVRLVHQERTLAFPLTIRCFLGCELPPEGSRAHVFFEVAVNGSSFVSFRPETALWQADTQVPSKVVTFILQQLNAYNRTRYELREFLEDTCVQYVQKHISMENMKGSQTSRSYTSLVLGILVGSFIIAGVAVGIFLCTGGRRC, encoded by the exons GCCTCCAAAGCCTTCATATGCTCCAGATCTCCTACTTCCGTGACCCCTATCACGTGTGGTACCAGGGCAACGCGTCGCTGGGGGGACACCTGACACACGTGCTGGAAGGCCCAGGCACCAACGCCACGATCCTCCAGCTGCAGCCCTTGCAGGAGCCCGAGAGCTGGGCGCGCATGCAGAGTGGCCTGCAGGCCTACCTGCTCGAGTTCCACGGCCTCGTGCGCCTGGTGCACCAGGAGCGGACCTTGGCCT TTCCTCTGACCATCCGCTGCTTCCTGGGCTGTGAGCTGCCTCCCGAGGGCTCTAGAGCCCATGTCTTCTTCGAAGTGGCCGTGAATGGGAGCTCCTTTGTGAGTTTCCGGCCGGAGACAGCCTTGTGGCAGGCAGACACCCAGGTCCCCTCCAAAGTGGTCACCTTCATCTTGCAGCAGCTCAATGCCTACAACCGCACTCGGTATGAACTGCGGGAATTCCTGGAGGACACCTGTGTGCAGTATGTGCAGAAACATATTTCCATGGAAAACATGAAAG GGAGCCAAACAAGCCGCTCCTACACTTCGCTGGTCCTGGGCATCCTGGTGGGCAGTTTCATCATTGCTGGTGTGGCTGTAGGCATCTTCCTGTGCACAGGTGGACGGCGATGTTGA